Proteins encoded together in one Nocardioides marinisabuli window:
- the cofC gene encoding 2-phospho-L-lactate guanylyltransferase — protein MSTTSEPAAHPSSDPSGWVVLVPVKPPARGKSRLVGLDDGARRELASAFALDTVAACLAAPGVAQVLVATDDAGFAASLLALGAACIPDGDSGDLNATLRQTAAEAGRRWPALRPVALCADLPTLRPEDLATGLVAAGRALEGAAAVFVPDAAGVGTTLYAAAYDAFDPRYGGASRQAHLDAGCTEVELAPATLRRDVDDLVDLQAAVALGLGPRTAEVVAGLRLF, from the coding sequence ATGAGCACGACCTCCGAGCCCGCCGCCCACCCCTCGTCCGACCCCTCGGGCTGGGTCGTGCTGGTGCCGGTCAAGCCGCCCGCGCGGGGCAAGTCGCGCCTGGTCGGTCTCGACGACGGCGCTCGCCGCGAGCTCGCCTCGGCCTTCGCCCTCGACACCGTCGCGGCCTGCCTGGCGGCGCCGGGGGTGGCGCAGGTCCTGGTGGCCACCGACGACGCCGGCTTCGCGGCCTCGCTGCTCGCGCTCGGCGCCGCCTGCATCCCCGACGGCGACTCGGGGGACCTCAACGCCACGCTGCGCCAGACGGCCGCCGAGGCCGGACGCCGATGGCCGGCGCTGCGCCCGGTCGCCCTCTGCGCCGACCTGCCCACGCTGCGGCCCGAGGACCTCGCCACCGGCCTCGTCGCGGCCGGACGGGCGCTCGAGGGCGCTGCGGCGGTCTTCGTCCCCGACGCCGCCGGGGTCGGCACCACCCTCTACGCGGCGGCGTACGACGCCTTCGACCCCCGGTACGGCGGCGCCTCGCGGCAGGCGCACCTCGACGCCGGCTGCACCGAGGTCGAGCTAGCACCCGCGACGCTGCGGCGCGACGTCGACGACCTGGTCGACCTGCAGGCGGCCGTGGCGCTGGGACTGGGCCCCCGCACCGCCGAGGTCGTCGCAGGCCTGCGGCTGTTCTGA
- a CDS encoding lysophospholipid acyltransferase family protein, whose protein sequence is MTVRKLQQPRGWAFSFAVPIVKPLLLATTRRDWRGGENIPATGGFVLVLNHVSHVDPLLAAHLLYDHGRLPRYLAKSGLFKNRFLAFFLRGAGQIPVHRATSSAIGAYDAAVEAVRRGECVVVYPEGTISRDPDLWPMRGKTGAARIALATGCPVIPVGQWGAQDLLAPYTKKPRLFPPKKISMHVGGPVDLSDLAAGSGGGAEAAAAQRATDRIMAAITALVEQVRGERAPAVRFDMRRQGARADDESQDRKDTA, encoded by the coding sequence GTGACCGTTCGCAAGCTGCAGCAACCACGCGGTTGGGCGTTCAGCTTCGCCGTGCCGATCGTCAAGCCGCTGCTGCTCGCGACGACCCGGCGCGACTGGCGCGGCGGGGAGAACATCCCGGCCACCGGCGGCTTCGTGCTGGTGCTCAACCACGTCTCCCACGTCGACCCGCTGCTGGCCGCGCACCTGCTCTACGACCACGGTCGCCTGCCGCGCTACCTGGCCAAGTCGGGGCTCTTCAAGAACAGGTTCCTCGCGTTCTTCCTGCGCGGTGCCGGGCAGATTCCCGTGCACCGGGCGACCAGCTCGGCCATCGGGGCCTACGACGCCGCGGTCGAGGCCGTGCGCCGGGGCGAGTGCGTGGTCGTCTACCCCGAGGGCACCATCAGCCGCGACCCCGACCTGTGGCCGATGCGCGGCAAGACCGGGGCCGCCCGGATCGCGCTGGCCACCGGCTGCCCGGTCATCCCGGTCGGGCAGTGGGGCGCCCAGGACCTGCTGGCGCCGTACACGAAGAAGCCCCGGCTCTTCCCGCCCAAGAAGATCTCGATGCACGTCGGTGGGCCCGTCGACCTCTCCGACCTGGCCGCCGGCTCCGGCGGGGGCGCCGAGGCGGCCGCGGCGCAGCGTGCGACCGACCGGATCATGGCCGCCATCACCGCCCTGGTCGAGCAGGTGCGGGGCGAGCGGGCACCCGCCGTACGTTTCGACATGCGCCGGCAGGGCGCGCGAGCCGATGATGAGTCCCAGGACCGGAAGGACACCGCATGA
- a CDS encoding NAD(P)H-dependent glycerol-3-phosphate dehydrogenase, translated as MSVSTKGKVAVFSAGSWGTAFSVVLADAGNDVTLWARRPEVAESINERRENADYLPGIELPPSVDATTDVEKALHGADMVVLATPSQSLRENLTAWAPHIEDDAVLVSLMKGVELGSLNRMSEVIHQVTGAGPERIAVVSGPNLAKEIARREPAASVVACEDEEVAKRLQQRCHSPAFRPYTSVDVLGCELGGAYKNVVGLAVGMAVGLGFGDNTTASIITRGLAETARLAMKLGANPLTLMGLAGLGDLVATCSSPLSRNRSFGEKLGQGMTTEEIYASTRQVAEGAKSCSSLRALAEQSGCDAPVARYVDEVVAGHMTAQEMMDAVLARDTKAETD; from the coding sequence ATGAGCGTCTCGACCAAGGGCAAGGTCGCCGTCTTCAGCGCCGGGTCGTGGGGCACGGCCTTCTCGGTCGTGCTCGCCGACGCCGGCAACGACGTGACCCTGTGGGCGCGCCGGCCCGAGGTCGCCGAGAGCATCAACGAGCGGCGTGAGAACGCCGACTACCTGCCCGGCATCGAGCTGCCGCCCAGCGTCGACGCCACCACCGACGTCGAGAAGGCGCTGCACGGCGCCGACATGGTCGTGCTCGCGACGCCGTCGCAGTCGCTGCGCGAGAACCTCACCGCCTGGGCGCCCCACATCGAGGACGACGCCGTCCTCGTGTCGCTGATGAAGGGGGTCGAGCTCGGCAGCCTGAACCGGATGAGCGAGGTGATCCACCAGGTCACCGGTGCCGGGCCGGAGCGGATCGCGGTCGTCAGCGGCCCCAACCTGGCCAAGGAGATCGCCCGTCGCGAGCCGGCCGCCTCCGTGGTGGCCTGCGAGGACGAGGAGGTCGCCAAGCGGCTGCAGCAGCGCTGCCACTCGCCGGCCTTCCGCCCCTACACCTCCGTCGACGTGCTCGGCTGCGAGCTCGGCGGTGCCTACAAGAACGTCGTGGGCCTCGCCGTGGGCATGGCGGTGGGCCTGGGCTTCGGCGACAACACCACCGCCTCGATCATCACCCGCGGGCTCGCCGAGACCGCGCGGCTGGCGATGAAGCTGGGCGCCAACCCGCTGACCCTGATGGGTCTCGCCGGCCTCGGCGACCTGGTCGCCACCTGCTCCTCGCCGCTCTCGCGCAACCGGTCGTTCGGCGAGAAGCTGGGCCAGGGGATGACCACCGAGGAGATCTACGCCAGCACCCGCCAGGTCGCCGAGGGCGCGAAGTCCTGCTCCTCCCTGCGCGCCCTGGCCGAGCAGAGCGGCTGCGACGCCCCCGTGGCCCGGTACGTCGACGAGGTCGTCGCCGGCCACATGACCGCCCAGGAGATGATGGACGCCGTCCTGGCCCGCGACACCAAGGCCGAGACCGACTGA
- a CDS encoding trans-sulfuration enzyme family protein, giving the protein MSETPQPATVAVHAGRPPHEADQPLNEPLTMASTYVALGDREYGRYGNPTWQAFEDALGRLEGGTALAFSSGLAAVATVLDLVGQDALVVAPDSAYSGSLAQLADLEMRGRVRSRLVDIADTDAVVAACEDAALVWVETPTNPNLDIADLARIVEAAHAAGAYVVVDNTFATPLVQTPLADGADIVVHSATKYLGGHSDLLLGALVTRDEELAGVLKGRRDLYGAVPGTMEAWLALRGLRTLHLRVERATANATELARRLAEHAAVERVRYPGFGAIVSVELAGGAMAADLLTRKTHLWVHTTSLGGVESTLERRRRWKLEPTTVSEALVRLSVGIEDVDDLWADLSRALDDLTV; this is encoded by the coding sequence ATGAGCGAGACCCCCCAGCCCGCCACCGTCGCTGTCCACGCCGGACGTCCCCCGCACGAGGCCGACCAGCCGCTCAACGAGCCGCTGACGATGGCCTCGACGTACGTCGCCCTCGGGGACCGCGAGTACGGCCGCTACGGCAACCCGACCTGGCAGGCCTTCGAGGACGCGCTCGGGCGTCTCGAGGGCGGCACCGCGCTCGCGTTCTCCTCCGGTCTGGCCGCGGTCGCGACCGTGCTCGACCTGGTCGGCCAGGACGCGCTGGTCGTGGCCCCCGACAGCGCCTACAGCGGCAGCCTCGCCCAGCTCGCCGACCTCGAGATGCGCGGACGCGTGCGCAGCCGCCTGGTCGACATCGCCGACACCGACGCCGTGGTCGCCGCCTGCGAGGACGCCGCGCTGGTGTGGGTGGAGACCCCGACCAACCCCAACCTCGACATCGCCGACCTGGCCCGCATCGTCGAGGCCGCCCACGCCGCCGGCGCCTACGTCGTCGTCGACAACACCTTCGCCACGCCCCTGGTGCAGACCCCGCTGGCCGACGGCGCCGACATCGTCGTGCACTCGGCCACCAAGTACCTCGGCGGGCACAGCGACCTGCTCCTCGGCGCCCTGGTGACCAGGGACGAGGAGCTCGCGGGGGTGCTCAAGGGACGCCGCGACCTCTACGGCGCCGTGCCGGGCACCATGGAGGCGTGGCTGGCGCTGCGCGGCCTGCGCACCCTGCACCTGCGCGTCGAGCGCGCCACCGCCAACGCCACCGAGCTCGCCCGGCGCCTGGCCGAGCACGCGGCCGTCGAGCGGGTGCGCTACCCCGGCTTCGGGGCGATCGTCTCCGTCGAGCTCGCCGGCGGCGCGATGGCCGCCGACCTGCTGACCCGCAAGACCCACCTGTGGGTGCACACCACCAGCCTCGGCGGCGTCGAGTCGACCCTCGAGCGCCGGCGCCGCTGGAAGCTGGAGCCCACCACCGTCTCCGAGGCGCTGGTGCGGCTCTCCGTCGGCATCGAGGACGTCGACGACCTGTGGGCCGACCTGTCCCGCGCGCTCGACGACCTCACCGTCTGA
- a CDS encoding UDP-N-acetylmuramoyl-tripeptide--D-alanyl-D-alanine ligase: protein MIALSLAQVAAVVGGEVTGGSSGAATAPEDVVVDGPVVIDGREAGPGSLFAAFVGEHSDGHEHAAQAGRQGAVAVLGSRPTELPTVVVDDPRLALQRLAAHVVERVRRDGGLTVVGITGSQGKTSTKDLLGAVLSEAAPTVATRGSFNNELGMPLTALRVETGTRYLVLELGARGLGHIAELTALVRPDVSLVLNVGQAHLSEFGSREAIAQAKGELVEALDDDGTAVLNADDGRVAAMASRTGARVVSFGAQQPADVRVEELELDRLGRPSFVLVADGARVPVRLRLVGAHQALNAAAAAAAAIAAGLEVEQVAAALSGVSTLSQWRMELSELPNGVTVLNDSYNANPDSMRAAIDALASIGADPGVRRTVAVLGEMRELGETSPEEHRGVGAYAVDRGVDVVVVVGEAARGIHEGAGERSVLLADNAAAGAWLAEHLAEGDAVLFKASRGARLDEVAASLQ, encoded by the coding sequence GTGATCGCCCTCAGCCTGGCGCAGGTCGCCGCCGTGGTGGGCGGTGAGGTCACCGGTGGGTCCAGCGGGGCCGCGACCGCCCCCGAGGACGTCGTGGTCGACGGCCCGGTCGTGATCGACGGGCGCGAGGCCGGTCCCGGCAGCCTGTTCGCCGCCTTCGTCGGCGAGCACAGCGACGGCCACGAGCACGCCGCGCAGGCCGGCCGGCAGGGGGCCGTGGCCGTCCTGGGCAGCCGCCCCACCGAGCTGCCGACGGTGGTGGTCGACGACCCGAGGCTGGCGCTGCAGCGGCTCGCGGCCCACGTCGTGGAGCGGGTGCGCCGCGACGGCGGCCTGACGGTCGTGGGGATCACGGGCTCGCAGGGCAAGACCTCGACCAAGGACCTGCTCGGCGCCGTGCTGTCCGAGGCCGCGCCGACCGTGGCCACCCGCGGCTCCTTCAACAACGAGCTCGGCATGCCGCTGACCGCCCTGCGCGTCGAGACCGGCACCCGCTACCTGGTGCTCGAGCTCGGCGCCCGGGGCCTGGGCCACATCGCCGAGCTGACCGCGCTCGTGCGCCCCGACGTGTCGCTGGTGCTCAACGTCGGCCAGGCCCACCTCAGTGAGTTCGGCTCGCGCGAGGCGATCGCACAGGCCAAGGGCGAGCTGGTGGAGGCGCTCGACGACGACGGGACCGCCGTCCTCAACGCCGACGACGGGCGCGTCGCGGCGATGGCGTCACGCACCGGCGCGCGCGTGGTCTCCTTCGGGGCCCAGCAGCCCGCCGACGTACGCGTCGAGGAGCTCGAGCTCGACCGCCTGGGCAGGCCGTCGTTCGTGCTGGTCGCCGACGGGGCCCGGGTGCCGGTCAGGCTCCGGCTGGTGGGCGCCCACCAGGCGCTCAACGCCGCCGCCGCGGCCGCGGCCGCGATCGCCGCCGGCCTGGAGGTCGAGCAGGTCGCCGCCGCGCTGAGCGGGGTCTCGACGCTCTCGCAGTGGCGCATGGAGCTCAGCGAGCTCCCGAACGGCGTGACGGTGCTCAACGACTCCTACAACGCCAACCCCGACTCGATGCGCGCCGCGATCGACGCGCTGGCCTCGATCGGCGCCGACCCCGGCGTACGCCGCACCGTCGCGGTGCTGGGCGAGATGCGCGAGCTGGGCGAGACCAGCCCGGAGGAGCACCGCGGCGTCGGTGCCTACGCCGTCGACCGGGGCGTCGACGTGGTGGTGGTCGTGGGCGAGGCCGCCCGCGGCATCCACGAGGGCGCGGGGGAGCGGAGCGTGCTGCTCGCCGACAACGCCGCCGCCGGCGCCTGGCTCGCCGAGCACCTCGCCGAGGGTGACGCGGTTCTCTTCAAGGCCTCCCGCGGGGCGCGCCTGGACGAGGTCGCCGCGAGCCTTCAGTAG
- a CDS encoding D-alanine--D-alanine ligase family protein — protein sequence MTETPGPETAARKTRVALVFGGRSGEHAISAATAAGVMKAIDSDKYEVLPIGITRDGDWVLAAGDASRWELAAGRLPEVTTGSGPALASLGEAGPVDVVFPLLHGPYGEDGTIQGLLELAGVRYVGAGVLASAVGMDKHYMKLVFAGHGLPVAPYVVVRPSEWEQRPEAVVARVQEALEFPVFVKPARAGSSLGVTRVDDLTGLADAIEEARAHDPKVLVEQGVEGREIECAVLGGRGGAAPRASVPGEIVVDHGAATFYDFEAKYLSDSQARTEAPADLPADVAQRVREVAVQAFEAISGEGLSRVDVFVTPDGEVLLNEINTMPGFTPISMYSKMWEASGMSYTELVDELIQLALERPTGLR from the coding sequence ATGACCGAGACGCCTGGCCCCGAGACCGCTGCACGCAAGACCCGAGTGGCGCTCGTCTTCGGTGGACGCTCGGGCGAGCACGCCATCTCGGCGGCCACGGCCGCCGGGGTGATGAAGGCGATCGACAGCGACAAGTACGAGGTGCTGCCCATCGGCATCACGCGCGACGGGGACTGGGTCCTGGCCGCGGGCGACGCGTCGCGCTGGGAGCTCGCCGCCGGGCGGCTCCCCGAGGTCACGACCGGGTCGGGCCCGGCCCTGGCCAGCCTCGGCGAGGCCGGTCCGGTCGACGTGGTCTTCCCGCTGCTGCACGGCCCGTACGGCGAGGACGGCACCATCCAGGGGCTGCTCGAGCTGGCCGGCGTGCGCTACGTCGGCGCCGGCGTCCTGGCCTCGGCGGTCGGCATGGACAAGCACTACATGAAGCTGGTCTTCGCCGGCCACGGACTGCCGGTGGCGCCGTACGTCGTGGTGAGGCCGAGCGAGTGGGAGCAGCGCCCCGAGGCCGTGGTGGCGCGGGTGCAGGAGGCGCTGGAGTTCCCGGTCTTCGTCAAGCCCGCCCGGGCCGGCTCGTCGCTGGGCGTCACCCGCGTCGACGACCTCACGGGGCTGGCCGACGCGATCGAGGAGGCCCGCGCCCACGACCCGAAGGTGCTGGTCGAGCAGGGCGTCGAGGGACGCGAGATCGAGTGCGCGGTGCTCGGCGGTCGTGGCGGCGCAGCGCCGCGGGCCTCGGTGCCCGGCGAGATCGTGGTCGACCACGGCGCGGCGACGTTCTACGACTTCGAGGCCAAGTACCTCTCCGACTCCCAGGCCCGCACCGAGGCTCCGGCCGACCTGCCCGCCGACGTCGCCCAGCGGGTGCGCGAGGTCGCGGTGCAGGCGTTCGAGGCGATCAGCGGCGAGGGCCTCTCGCGCGTCGACGTCTTCGTGACGCCCGACGGCGAGGTGCTGCTCAACGAGATCAACACGATGCCGGGCTTCACCCCCATCTCGATGTACTCGAAGATGTGGGAGGCCAGCGGCATGTCCTACACCGAGCTGGTCGACGAGCTCATCCAGCTCGCCCTCGAGCGCCCCACCGGTCTGCGCTGA
- a CDS encoding D-alanine--D-alanine ligase family protein: MSEEQLPGPVAVIAGGLSHERDVSLASGRNLVRELRAVGVEAEAYDFDRNLLHTLEQHKVVAAVPALHGHFGEDGEIQTLLELIDLPYVGTRSRACRVAHDKGTARELLRRAGIAVPESVGLSSQTFRDIGAAALMEHVMHRLGERVVAKPTRCGSALGVTGVDGLAALPSALVTAYAYGDDALIERFYDGTDVSVVCIETDEGVQALTPVAVEYEKGHEFDFDARYTAEFVSFSRPDLPDELIAALERTAGEAHRVLGLRHLSRSDFIVSGDGSYVLLETAITPGTTETSVMPFACTLSGTSLGQVVLDLVRRTLA; encoded by the coding sequence ATGAGCGAGGAGCAGCTGCCCGGTCCCGTCGCCGTCATCGCCGGCGGCCTGAGCCACGAGCGCGACGTGTCGCTGGCCAGCGGCCGCAACCTGGTGCGCGAGCTGCGCGCGGTCGGCGTCGAGGCCGAGGCCTACGACTTCGACCGCAACCTGCTGCACACCCTCGAGCAGCACAAGGTCGTGGCCGCGGTCCCCGCGCTGCACGGCCACTTCGGCGAGGACGGCGAGATCCAGACGCTCCTCGAGCTCATCGACCTGCCCTACGTCGGCACCCGCAGCCGCGCCTGCCGGGTGGCCCACGACAAGGGCACCGCCCGCGAGCTCCTGCGCCGCGCCGGCATCGCGGTGCCCGAGAGCGTCGGGCTCTCCTCCCAGACCTTCCGCGACATCGGCGCCGCCGCGCTGATGGAGCACGTCATGCACCGGCTCGGGGAGCGCGTCGTGGCCAAGCCGACGCGCTGCGGCAGCGCCCTGGGGGTGACCGGCGTCGACGGCCTCGCCGCCCTGCCCTCCGCGCTCGTGACCGCCTACGCCTACGGCGACGACGCCCTCATCGAGCGCTTCTACGACGGCACCGACGTCAGCGTCGTGTGCATCGAGACCGACGAGGGCGTGCAGGCGCTGACCCCGGTGGCGGTGGAGTACGAGAAGGGCCACGAGTTCGACTTCGACGCCCGCTACACCGCCGAGTTCGTCTCCTTCTCCCGCCCCGACCTGCCCGACGAGCTGATCGCGGCCCTCGAGCGGACCGCCGGCGAGGCCCACCGGGTGCTCGGCCTGCGCCACCTCTCGCGCTCCGACTTCATCGTCTCGGGCGACGGCTCCTACGTGCTCCTGGAGACCGCGATCACCCCCGGCACCACCGAGACCTCGGTCATGCCCTTCGCCTGCACCCTCTCCGGCACCAGCCTCGGCCAGGTCGTCCTCGACCTGGTCCGCCGCACCCTGGCCTGA
- a CDS encoding DUF3515 family protein gives MRRPRRGRRTGPRRGVRRRLRRAPGRLPDDLAGLEPREVSPADAPARAWGEGLVLTCGVEEPPLFRELIAPSCDEIVGVGWFFPPADLESEDGPVTGTTIGYRPRVEVLVPDEYRGGVSFTALSELAAPITEHLELVQRCR, from the coding sequence CTGCGGCGGCCCCGTCGAGGTCGCCGCACCGGCCCTCGACGCGGAGTCCGCCGCCGCCTGCGACGAGCTCCTGGGCGCCTGCCCGACGACCTGGCCGGGCTCGAGCCCCGCGAGGTCTCCCCCGCCGACGCCCCGGCCCGCGCCTGGGGCGAGGGCCTGGTGCTGACCTGCGGCGTCGAGGAGCCCCCTCTCTTCCGCGAGCTGATCGCCCCCTCCTGCGACGAGATCGTCGGCGTGGGCTGGTTCTTCCCGCCCGCCGACCTGGAGAGCGAGGACGGCCCGGTCACCGGCACCACGATCGGCTACCGGCCCCGCGTCGAGGTGCTGGTGCCCGACGAGTACCGCGGCGGTGTCTCCTTCACCGCCCTCTCCGAGCTCGCCGCACCCATCACCGAGCACCTCGAGCTCGTCCAGCGCTGCCGGTGA
- a CDS encoding Lrp/AsnC ligand binding domain-containing protein: MVVQAYILIQTDVGKAAEVAAAIAQVKGVTLAEDVTGPYDVIVRAEARNVDELGKLVVSKVQNLDGITRTLTCPVVHI, translated from the coding sequence ATGGTCGTGCAGGCCTACATCCTGATCCAGACCGACGTCGGCAAGGCTGCGGAGGTCGCGGCCGCGATCGCCCAGGTCAAGGGCGTGACCCTCGCCGAGGACGTCACCGGCCCCTACGACGTGATCGTGCGCGCCGAGGCCCGCAACGTCGACGAGCTCGGCAAGCTGGTCGTCTCGAAGGTGCAGAACCTCGACGGCATCACCCGCACCCTGACCTGCCCGGTCGTCCACATCTGA